From the genome of Chryseobacterium shigense, one region includes:
- a CDS encoding DNA cytosine methyltransferase: MKTNNLYIDLFAGCGGLSLGLHNAGWNGLFAIEKNPDAFKTLEHNLINKKKHFDWPEWLPKQNHDINSVLKTYKKNLKSLRGSVSLVAGGPPCQGFSMAGRRNETDERNDLINSYIKFVEYVKPKVIFFENVKGFTMEFKKNKEKGIAYSSVVTQKLQNLGYYVKGRLVNFGDYGVPQKRTRFILIGVRNDIQNSSQELVDNFFLSLESKSFSFLEKKGLSKDTNLQDAISDLLKSNGTAESPDTRSFQAGKYGQQQSSYQIYMRKWIRREIADSHRFPKHTPATTERFKMILDLSTNRRNLDLSKDVRERYNLKKHTIIPLCGDSKSPTITTLPDDYIHYSEPRILTVREYARIQSFPDWYEFQGKYTTGGLRRTQEVPRYTQIGNAIPPLFAEQAGIILQKLIV; encoded by the coding sequence ATGAAAACTAACAACCTATATATCGATCTATTTGCAGGCTGTGGGGGCCTTTCTTTAGGGCTACATAACGCAGGTTGGAATGGTTTATTCGCAATAGAAAAAAACCCAGATGCTTTCAAAACATTAGAACACAATCTAATAAATAAGAAAAAACATTTTGATTGGCCAGAATGGTTACCTAAACAAAACCACGATATCAATTCTGTCTTGAAAACTTATAAGAAAAATTTAAAGTCTTTGAGGGGTAGTGTTTCACTGGTTGCTGGGGGGCCTCCATGCCAAGGTTTTTCAATGGCGGGTAGACGAAATGAAACTGATGAACGTAATGACTTGATAAATTCATATATTAAATTCGTAGAATATGTTAAGCCAAAAGTCATTTTTTTTGAGAACGTCAAAGGCTTTACTATGGAGTTCAAAAAAAATAAAGAAAAGGGTATTGCTTACTCTTCAGTTGTAACACAAAAATTACAAAACCTTGGATATTATGTAAAAGGAAGGCTTGTGAATTTTGGCGATTATGGTGTACCACAGAAGCGAACCAGATTTATACTTATAGGTGTTAGAAATGATATTCAGAATTCATCTCAAGAGTTAGTTGATAACTTTTTCTTATCACTTGAATCTAAATCTTTTAGTTTTCTCGAAAAAAAAGGGCTATCAAAAGATACCAATTTACAAGATGCCATTTCTGATCTTCTTAAGTCAAACGGAACAGCGGAGTCACCAGACACCAGAAGTTTCCAAGCAGGAAAATATGGTCAACAACAATCTTCCTATCAGATATATATGCGTAAATGGATCCGTCGTGAAATAGCTGATAGCCATAGGTTTCCAAAGCATACACCTGCAACTACAGAAAGATTCAAAATGATACTTGATTTGTCAACTAATCGTAGAAATCTAGATCTAAGCAAGGATGTTCGTGAAAGATATAATTTAAAAAAACATACCATAATACCATTATGCGGAGACAGTAAAAGTCCAACTATTACCACTCTGCCAGATGATTATATACATTATTCCGAACCTCGTATACTCACAGTTAGAGAATACGCACGGATACAATCATTTCCTGATTGGTACGAATTTCAAGGTAAATATACAACAGGAGGACTTAGAAGAACTCAAGAGGTTCCGCGCTATACCCAAATAGGTAATGCTATTCCACCGTTATTTGCAGAACAAGCGGGCATAATTCTTCAAAAACTTATCGTATAA